From Coffea arabica cultivar ET-39 chromosome 2e, Coffea Arabica ET-39 HiFi, whole genome shotgun sequence, the proteins below share one genomic window:
- the LOC113730198 gene encoding uncharacterized protein, whose amino-acid sequence MNQHHSLFLRPKFLALLIIVALLQISPVISAVSPALPLQLISLLSLKSSLKDPLNTFQDWDPAPTFSKPEFPVWCTWSGIKCDKKTNQVTTLDLSRRNLSGIIPADITYISHLHHLNLSGNAFDGTLPLSIFDFPFLRTLDISHNYFNSTFPPGISRLRSLTHLNAYSNSFIGPLPNETIHLRYLEYLNLGGSYFEGPIPASYGRIPRLKFMHLAGNNLTGPIPNELGFLNQLEHMEVGYNGYSGGLPSHLGNLANLVYLDISTANLSGEIPAELGNLTKIETVLLFRNHFTGAIPESLAQLTSLKILDLSDNNLTGTIPVSFSGLKEITQLQLMGNNLTGEIPQGIGELPGLEILGLWNNSLTGILPQKLGSNAKLQKLDVSSNSLSGPIPPSLCLSNSLVKLILFSNQFVGELPSSLANCTALNRVRLQNNQLNGSIPSGFGFLPNFTFMDISRNNFTGPIPKDLGNAVKLEYLNISENSFDSELPNNIWSAPALQILSASFADVIGTIPDFKGCRSLYKIELEGNNLTGSIPWDIDHCEKLIHLNLRKNSLTGIIPWEISTLPSITDVDLSHNFLTGAIPSNFGNCSTLENFNVSYNQLTGPVPSSGSVFTSLHPSSFTGNEGLCGGVIKKPCRTDGLADGAVEVRQQPKKTAGAIVWIMAAAFGMGLFVLIAASRCFHANYRRRFAGDREVGPWKLTAFQRLNFTAEDVLECLTMTDKIIGMGSTGTVYKAEMPGGEIIAVKKLWGKHKETIRKRRGVLAEVDVLGNVRHRNIVRLLGCCSNNECTMLLYEYMPNGSLDDLLHGKNKDQNLVADWLTRYKIALGVAQGISYLHHDCDPVIVHRDLKPSNILLDSEMEARVADFGVAKLIQSDESMSVIAGSYGYIAPEYAYTLQVDEKSDIYSYGVVLLEILTGKRSVDAEFGDGNSIVDWVRSKVKSKNGFLDILDKNAGASCASVREEMMLVLRIALICTSRNPADRPTMRDVVSMLQEAKPKRKLPGGGVTGGGGGGEENGTACDAIPLAQKPAPIIEC is encoded by the exons ATGAACCAACACCATTCTCTCTTCCTCAGACCGAAGTTTTTAGCACTACTGATAATCGTTGCTCTTCTTCAAATTTCTCCGGTCATTTCTGCCGTCAGCCCAGCTCTTCCTTTGCAACTCATCTCCCTTCTTTCTCTCAAGTCTTCTCTTAAAGACCCTCTCAACACCTTCCAGGACTGGGACCCCGCACCAACCTTCTCCAAACCTGAATTTCCAGTATGGTGTACGTGGTCGGGTATCAAATGTGACAAGAAAACCAATCAAGTTACGACCCTTGATCTCTCCAGGCGCAACCTCTCAGGCATCATTCCGGCCGATATCACATACATTTCCCACCTGCATCATTTGAATTTGAGCGGAAACGCATTTGACGGCACTCTACCGCTGTCCATATTTGATTTCCCTTTTCTTAGAACGCTTGACATTAGTCACAACTACTTCAATTCAACATTCCCACCTGGCATATCCAGGCTCAGGTCCCTCACCCACCTGAATGCCTACAGCAACAGCTTCATCGGCCCTTTGCCAAATGAAACCATTCATCTCAGGTATCTTGAGTACCTCAACCTTGGGGGAAGCTACTTCGAAGGCCCGATACCCGCGAGTTATGGAAGGATTCCTAGGCTGAAGTTTATGCATTTAGCTGGAAATAATCTGACCGGTCCAATTCCAAATGAATTAGGTTTCTTGAATCAGCTGGAGCATATGGAGGTGGGATACAATGGCTACAGCGGTGGGCTTCCTTCTCATCTGGGCAACTTAGCGAATTTAGTATATCTTGACATCTCGACAGCTAATCTTTCAGGTGAGATTCCAGCTGAGCTAGGTAACCTGACAAAAATAGAAACGGTGCTGCTCTTCAGGAACCATTTTACGGGCGCCATACCAGAAAGTTTGGCTCAGTTGACATCACTGAAGATACTTGATTTGTCAGATAATAACCTCACAGGCACGATCCCGGTCTCGTTTTCAGGATTAAAAGAGATTACCCAGTTGCAGTTGATGGGTAACAACTTAACAGGTGAAATCCCCCAAGGAATTGGTGAGCTTCCTGGCCTTGAAATCTTGGGTTTATGGAACAACTCACTCACCGGAATTCTACCTCAGAAGTTAGGCTCAAATGCAAAGCTACAAAAGCTAGACGTCTCTTCAAATTCGCTCTCGGGTCCCATCCCGCCAAGTCTTTGCCTAAGCAACAGTCTCGTCAAGCTCATCCTCTTCTCCAACCAATTCGTGGGCGAGCTTCCTTCAAGTCTAGCAAATTGCACAGCCTTGAATCGTGTTCGGCTTCAAAACAACCAACTCAACGGCTCAATACCGTCAGGTTTCGGTTTCCTGCCGAACTTTACATTCATGGACATCAGCAGGAATAACTTCACTGGGCCGATTCCCAAAGATTTAGGGAATGCCGTCAAGTTAGAGTACTTGAATATATCGGAAAATTCGTTTGATTCTGAGTTGCCGAATAATATCTGGAGCGCACCAGCCTTACAGATATTGTCAGCTAGCTTTGCAGACGTCATTGGTACAATTCCGGATTTCAAAGGCTGTCGAAGCTTGTACAAGATTGAGCTAGAAGGAAACAATCTGACTGGAAGCATCCCGTGGGATATCGATCACTGTGAAAAGCTCATACATTTGAATTTGCGTAAAAATTCGTTAACAGGGATTATTCCTTGGGAAATATCAACACTTCCCTCCATTACGGACGTGGATTTGTCTCACAATTTTCTTACTGGAGCAATTCCGTCGAATTTCGGCAACTGCAGTACTCTGGAGAACTTCAACGTTTCTTACAACCAGCTCACTGGTCCTGTACCCTCCTCGGGCTCCGTCTTCACTAGCCTGCATCCGTCGTCCTTCACTGGCAATGAAGGGCTTTGCGGTGGGGTCATCAAAAAGCCTTGCCGGACCGATGGACTCGCGGATGGAGCCGTTGAGGTCAGGCAGCAACCCAAGAAGACGGCCGGTGCAATAGTTTGGATCATGGCCGCTGCTTTTGGGATGGGATTGTTCGTTCTAATCGCGGCCAGTCGGTGTTTTCATGCCAATTACAGAAGGAGATTCGCCGGAGACAGGGAAGTCGGGCCGTGGAAACTAACTGCATTCCAGAGATTGAACTTCACGGCTGAGGATGTGTTGGAGTGCTTGACCATGACGGACAAGATCATAGGAATGGGGTCCACGGGGACGGTGTACAAGGCGGAAATGCCAGGTGGCGAGATCATAGCGGTGAAGAAGCTATGGGGGAAGCACAAGGAGACGATCAGGAAGAGGAGAGGAGTTTTGGCCGAGGTTGATGTGTTGGGGAACGTGCGGCACCGGAACATCGTGAGATTGCTGGGATGTTGCAGCAACAACGAATGTACCATGCTGTTGTACGAGTACATGCCCAATGGGAGCTTGGATGATTTGTTGCATGGCAAAAATAAGGATCAAAATTTGGTGGCAGACTGGCTCACCAGGTACAAGATTGCTTTGGGCGTGGCTCAAGGGATTTCTTATCTGCATCATGACTGTGATCCGGTGATCGTCCACCGCGACTTGAAGCCCAGTAACATACTTTTGGATAGCGAGATGGAGGCTCGGGTGGCCGATTTTGGAGTGGCTAAGTTGATCCAGAGTGATGAATCAATGTCCGTGATCGCTGGGTCTTACGGTTACATTGCTCCAG AATATGCTTACACGCTGCAAGTCGATGAGAAGAGTGATATTTATAGCTACGGCGTGGTGTTATTGGAAATCTTGACCGGGAAAAGATCTGTGGATGCAGAATTTGGGGATGGGAATAGTATAGTAGATTGGGTGAGGTCTAAGGTTAAGAGTAAAAATGGTTTTCTTGACATTCTGGACAAAAATGCTGGTGCGTCGTGTGCCTCCGTGAGGGAGGAAATGATGCTAGTGCTAAGAATTGCATTGATCTGCACCAGTCGAAATCCGGCTGACCGTCCAACTATGAGGGATGTAGTATCAATGCTGCAAGAGGCCAAGCCGAAGAGGAAACTGCCCGGAGGCGGCGTAACTGgaggcggcggcggcggcgaaGAAAATGGCACCGCTTGCGATGCTATTCCTTTGGCACAAAAGCCGGCACCTATAATTGAATGTTAA